In Macaca fascicularis isolate 582-1 chromosome X, T2T-MFA8v1.1, one DNA window encodes the following:
- the HCFC1 gene encoding host cell factor 1 isoform X18: protein MASAVSPANSPAVLLQPRWKRVVGWSGPVPRPRHGHRAVAIKELIVVFGGGNEGIVDELHVYNTATNQWFIPAVRGDIPPGCAAYGFVCDGTRLLVFGGMVEYGKYSNDLYELQASRWEWKRLKAKTPKNGPPPCPRLGHSFSLVGNKCYLFGGLANDSEDPKNNIPRYLNDLYILELRPGSGVVAWDIPITYGVLPPPRESHTAVVYTEKDNKKSKLVIYGGMSGCRLGDLWTLDIDTLTWNKPSLSGVAPLPRSLHSATTIGNKMYVFGGWVPLVMDDVKVATHEKEWKCTNTLACLNLDTMAWETILMDTLEDNIPRARAGHCAVAINTRLYIWSGRDGYRKAWNNQVCCKDLWYLETEKPPPPARVQLVRANTNSLEVSWGAVATADSYLLQLQKYDIPATAATATSPTPNPVPSVPANPPKSPAPAAAAPAVQPLTQVGITLLPQAAPAPPTTTTIQVLPTVPGSSISVPTAARTQGVPAVLKVTGPQATTGTPLVTMRPTSQAGKAPVTVTSLPAGVRMVVPTQSAQGTVIGSSPQMSGMAALAAAAAATQKIPPSSAPTVLSVPAGTTIVKTMAVTPGTTTLPATVKVASSPVMVSNPATRMLKTAAAQVGTSVSSATNTSTRPIITVHKSGTVTVAQQAQVVTTVVGGVTKTITLVKSPISVPGGSALISNLGKVMSVVQTKPVQTSAVTGQASTGPVTQIIQTKGPLPAGTILKLVTSADGKPTTIITTTQASGAGTKPTILGISSVSPSTTKPGTTTIIKTIPMSAIITQAGATGVTSSPGIKSPITIITTKVMTSGTGAPAKIITAVPKIATGHGQQGVTQVVLKGAPGQPGTILRTVPMGGVRLVTPVTVSAVKPAVTTLVVKGTTGVTTLGTVTGTVSTSLAGAGGHSTSASLATPITTLGTIATLSSQVINPTAITVSAAQTTLTAAGGLTTPTITMQPVSQPTQVTLITAPSGVEAQPVHDLPVSILASPTTEQPTATVTIADSGQGDVQPGTVTLVCSNPPCETHETGTTNTATTTVVANLGGHPQPTQVQFVCDRQEAAASLVTSTVGQQNGSVVRVCSNPPCETHETGTTNTATTATSNMAGQHGCSNPPCETHETGTTNTATTAMSSVGANHQRDARRACAAGTPAVIRISVATGALEAAQGSKPQCQTRQTSTTSTTMTVMATGAPCSAGPLLGPSMAREPGGRGPAFVQLAPLSSKVRLSSPGSKDLPAGRHSHVANTTAMARSSMGAGEPRTAPACESLQGGSPSTTVTVTALEALLCPSATVTQVCSNPPCETHETGTTNTATTSNAGSAQRVCSNPPCETHETGTTHTATTATSNGGTGQPEGGQQPPAGHPCETHQTTSTGTTMSVSMGALLPDATSSHRTLESGLEVAAAPSVTPQAGTALLAPFPTQRVCSNPPCETHETGTTHTATTVTSNMSSNQDPPPAASDQGEVESTQGDSVNITSSSAITTTVSSTLTRAVTTVTQSTPVPGPSVPPPEELQVSPGPRQQLPPRQLLQSASTALMGESTEVLSASQTPELPAAVDLSSTGEPSSGQESASSAVVATVVVQPPPPVQSEVDQLSLPQELMAEAQAGTTTLMVTGLTPEELAVTAAAEAAAQAAATEEAQALAIQAVLQAAQQAVMAGTGEPMDTSEAAATVTQAELGHLSAEGQEGQATTIPIVLTQQELAALVQQQQLQEAQAQQQHHHLPTEALAPADSLNDPAIESNCLNELAGTVPSTVALLPSTATESLAPSNTFVAPQPVVVASPAKLQAAATLTEVANGIESLGVKPDLPPPPSKAPMKKENQWFDVGVIKGTNVMVTHYFLPPDDAVPSDDDSGTVPDYNQLKKQELQPGTAYKFRVAGINACGRGPFSEISAFKTCLPGFPGAPCAIKISKSPDGAHLTWEPPSVTSGKIIEYSVYLAIQSSQAGGELKSSTPAQLAFMRVYCGPSPSCLVQSSSLSNAHIDYTTKPAIIFRIAARNEKGYGPATQVRWLQETSKDSSGTKPANKRPMSSPEMKSAPKKSKADGQ, encoded by the exons ATGGCTTCGGCCGTGTCGCCCGCCAACTCGCCAGCGGTGCTCCTGCAGCCCCGCTGGAAGCGAGTGGTGGGCTGGTCGGGTCCGGTGCCGCGGCCCCGCCACGGCCACCGCGCCGTGGCCATCAAGGAGCTCATCGTGGTGTTTGGCGGCGGCAACGAGGGAATAGTGGACGAACTGCACGTGTACAACACGG cAACCAACCAGTGGTTCATCCCAGCCGTGAGGGGGGACATTCCCCCTGGGTGTGCAGCCTATGGCTTCGTGTGTGACGGGACTCGCCTCCTGGTGTTTGGCGGGATGGTGGAGTATGGAAAATACAGCAATGACCTCTACGAGCTCCAG GCGAGCCGGTGGGAGTGGAAGAGACTCAAAGCAAAGACGCCCAAAAACGGGCCCCCTCCATGTCCTCGGCTCGGGCACAGCTTCTCCCTCGTGGGCAACAAATGCTACCTGTTTGGGGGTCTGGCCAATGATAGCGAGGACCCAAAGAACAACATTCCGAG GTACCTGAATGACTTATATATCCTGGAATTACGGCCAGGCTCCGGAGTGGTAGCCTGGGATATCCCCATCACTTATGGGGTCCTACCACCACCCCGGGAGTCACATACTGCCGTGGTCTACACCGAGAAAGACAACAAGAAGTCCAAGCTGGTGATCTACGGCGGGATGAGTGGCTGCAGGCTGGGGGACCTGTGGACCCTAGATATTG ACACACTGACGTGGAATAAGCCCAGTCTCAGCGGGGTGGCGCCTCTTCCTCGCAGTCTCCACTCGGCAACCACCATCGGAAATAA AATGTACGTGTTTGGTGGCTGGGTGCCTCTCGTCATGGATGACGTCAAAGTGGCCACACACGAGAAGGAGTGGAAGTGTACCAACACGCTGGCTTGTCTCAACCTGG ATACCATGGCCTGGGAGACGATCCTGATGGATACACTGGAGGACAACATCCCCCGCGCTCGGGCTGGCCACTGCGCAGTCGCCATCAACACTCGCTTGTACATTTGGAGTGGGCGTGACGGCTACCGCAAGGCCTGGAACAACCAGGTCTGCTGCAAGGACCTCTGGTACCTAGAGACAG AaaagccaccacccccagcccgaGTACAGCTGGTACGCGCCAACACCAACTCCCTGGAGGTGAGCTGGGGGGCAGTGGCAACAGCCGACAGCTACCTTCTCCAGCTCCAGAAATATGACATTCCTGCCACGGCCGCTACTGCCACCTCCCCTACGCCCAATCCGGTCCCATCTGTGCCTGCCAACCCTCCCAAGAGCCCTGCCCCAGCAGCAGCCGCACCTGCTGTGCAGCCGCTGACCCAAGTAGGCATCACGCTCCTGCCCCAGGCTGCCCCTGCGCCCCcgaccaccaccaccatccaggTCTTGCCGACGGTGCCTGGCAGCTCCATTTCTGTGCCCACTGCAGCCAGGACTCAAG GTGTCCCTGCTGTTCTCAAAGTGACCGGTCCTCAGGCTACAACAGGAACTCCATTGGTCACCATGCGACCTACCAGCCAGGCCGGGAAAGCCCCTGTCACCGTGACCTCCCTGCCTGCTGGAGTGCGGATGGTTGTGCCAACGCAGAGTGCCCAGGGGACG GTGATTGGCAGTAGCCCACAGATGAGTGGGATGGCCGCACTGGCCGCTGCGGCTGCTGCCACCCAGAAGATCCCCCCTTCCTCGGCACCCACGGTGCTGAGTGTCCCAGCGGGCACCACCATCGTGAAGACCATGGCTGTGACACCTGGCACTACCACCCTCCCAGCCACTGTGAAGGTGGCCTCCTCGCCAGTCATG GTGAGCAACCCTGCCACTCGCATGCTGAAGACTGCAGCTGCCCAGGTGGGGACATCGGTTTCCTCCGCCACCAACACGTCTACCCGCCCTATCATCACAGTGCACAAGTCAGGCACTGTGACAGTGGCCCAGCAAGCCCAGGTGGTGACCACAGTCGTGGGCGGGGTCACCAAGACCATCACCCTGGTGAAGAGCCCCATCTCTGTCCCAGGAGGCAGCGCTCTG ATTTCCAATCTGGGCAAAGTGATGTCGGTGGTCCAGACCAAACCAGTTCAGACTTCAGCAGTCACAGGCCAGGCGTCCACGGGTCCTGTGACTCAGATCATCCAG ACCAAAGGGCCTCTGCCAGCGGGAACAATCCTGAAGCTGGTGACCTCAGCAGATGGCAagcccaccaccatcatcactaccacgcAGGCCAGTGGGGCGGGGACCAAGCCCACCATCCTGGGCATCAGTAGCGTCTCCCCCAGTACCACCAAGCCCGGCACAACCACCATCATCAAAACCATCCCCATGTCGGCCATCATCACCCAGGCGGGCGCCACCG GTGTGACCAGCAGTCCTGGCATCAAGTcccccatcaccatcatcaccaccaagGTGATGACTTCAGGAACTGGAGCACCTGCCAAAATCATCACTGCTGTCCCCAAAATTGCCACTGGTCATGGGCAGCAGGGAGTGACGCAG GTGGTGCTTAAGGGGGCCCCGGGACAGCCAGGCACCATTCTCCGCACTGTGCCCATGGGGGGTGTTCGCCTAGTCACACCCGTCACCGTCTCCGCTGTCAAGCCAGCTGTCACCACGTTGGTTGTGAAAGGCACCACAG GTGTCACGACCCTAGGCACAGTGACAGGCACGGTCTCCACCAGCCTTGCCGGGGCAGGGGGCCACAGCACCAGTGCTTCCCTGGCCACGCCCATCACCACCTTGGGCACCATCGCCACCCTCTCAAGCCAGGTGATCAACCCCACTGCCATCACTGTGTCTGCCGCACAGACCACGCTGACAGCGGCAGGCGGGCTCACGACCCCAACCATCACCATGCAG CCCGTGTCCCAGCCCACCCAGGTAACTCTGATCACGGCACCCAGTGGGGTGGAGGCTCAGCCTGTGCACGACCTCCCTGTGTCCATTCTGGCCTCCCCGACTACAGAACAGCCCACTGCCACAGTCACCATTGCCGACTCAGGCCAGGGTGATGTGCAGCCTGGCACTGTCACCTTGGTGTGCTCCAACCCACCCTGTGAGACCCACGAGACTGGCACCACCAACACAGCAACCACCACTGTTGTGGCTAACCTTGGGGGACACCCCCAGCCCACCCAAGTGCAGTTCGTCTGTGACAGACAGGAGGCAGCTGCTTCTCTTGTGACCTCGACTGTGGGGCAGCAGAATGGTAGTGTGGTTCGAGTCTGCTCAAACCCACCCTGCGAGACCCATGAGACGGGCACCACCAACACCGCCACCACCGCCACCTCCAACATGGCCGGGCAGCATGGCTGCTCAAACCCACCCTGCGAGACCCATGAGACAGGCACCACCAACACTGCCACTACAGCCATGTCAAGTGTCGGCGCCAACCACCAGCGAGATGCCCGTCGGGCCTGTGCAGCCGGCACCCCTGCCGTGATCCGGATCAGTGTGGCCACTGGGGCGCTGGAGGCAGCTCAGGGCTCTAAGCCCCAGTGCCAAACCCGCCAGACCAGCACGACCAGCACCACCATGACTGTGATGGCCACCGGGGCCCCGTGCTCGGCCGGCCCACTCCTTGGGCCAAGCATGGCACGGGAACCTGGGGGCCGTGGCCCTGCTTTTGTGCAGTTGGCCCCTCTGAGTAGCAAAGTCAGGCTGAGCAGCCCAGGCAGCAAGGACCTGCCCGCGGGGCGCCACAGCCATGTGGCCAACACCACTGCCATGGCCCGTTCCAGCATGGGTGCTGGGGAGCCCCGCACGGCACCTGCGTGCGAGAGCCTCCAGGGTGGCTCGCCTAGCACCACAGTGACTGTGACGGCCCTGGAGGCACTGCTGTGCCCCTCGGCCACCGTGACCCAAGTCTGCTCCAACCCACCATGTGAGACCCACGAGACAGGCACCACCAACACCGCCACTACCTCGAATGCAGGCAGCGCCCAGAGGGTGTGCTCCAACCCACCATGCGAAACCCACGAGACAGGCACCACCCACACGGCCACCACCGCCACTTCAAACGGGGGCACGGGCCAGCCCGAGGGTGGGCAACAGCCCCCTGCTGGTCACCCCTGTGAGACACACCAGACCACTTCCACCGGCACCACCATGTCAGTCAGCATGGGCGCCCTACTTCCCGACGCCACTTCTTCCCACAGGACCCTGGAGTCTGGTCTGGAGGTGGCGGCGGCGCCCAGCGTCACCCCCCAGGCTGGCACCGCACTGCTGGCTCCTTTCCCAACGCAGAGGGTGTGCTCCAACCCCCCCTGTGAGACCCACGAGACGGGCACCACTCACACGGCCACCACTGTCACTTCCAACATGAGCTCAAACCAAG ACCCCCCACCCGCTGCCAGCGATCAGGGAGAGGTGGAGAGCACCCAGGGCGACAGCGTGAACATCACCAGCTCCAGTGCCATCACAACAACTGTGTCCTCCACACTGACGCGGGCTGTGACCACTGTGACGCAGTCCACGCCGGTCCCGGGCCCCTCCGTGCCG CCCCCAGAGGAACTCCAGGTGTCACCAGGGCCTCGCCAGCAGCTGCCGCCACGGCAGCTTCTACAGTCGGCTTCCACAGCCCTGATGGGGGAGTCCACTGAGGTCCTGTCAGCCTCCCAGACCCCTGAGCTCCCAGCCGCCGTGGATCTGAGCAGCACAGGGGAGCCATCTTCGGGCCAGGAGTCTGCCAGCTCTGCGGTGGTGGCCACTGTGGTGGTCCAGCCACCCCCACCTGTGCAGTCTGAAGTAGACCAGTTATCACTTCCCCAAGAGTTAATGGCCGAGGCCCAAGCCGGCACCACCACCCTCATGGTAACGGGGCTCACCCCTGAGGAGCTGGCAGTGACTGCCGCTGCAGAAGCAGCCGCCCAGGCCGCAGCCACGGAGGAAGCCCAGGCCCTGGCCATCCAGGCGGTGCTCCAGGCCGCACAGCAGGCCGTCATGG CAGGCACTGGCGAGCCTATGGACACCTCTGAGGCAGCAGCAACCGTGACGCAGGCAGAGCTGGGGCACCTGTCAGCCGAGGGTCAGGAGGGCCAGGCCACCACCATCCCTATTGTGCTGACACAGCAGGAGCTGGCTGCCCtggtgcagcagcagcagctacaggaggcccaggcccagcagcagcatcaccaccTCCCCACTGAGGCCCTGGCCCCTGCCGACAGTCTCAACGACCCGGCCATTGAGAGCAACTGCCTCAATGAGCTGGCCGGCACAGTCCCCAGCACTGTGGCGCTGCTGCCCTCAACGGCCACTGAGA GCCTGGCCCCATCCAACACATTTGTGGCCCCCCAGCCGGTTGTGGTGGCCAGCCCAGCCAAGCTGCAGGCTGCAGCTACCCTGACTGAAGTGGCCAATGGCATCGAGTCCCTGGGTGTG AAGCCGGACCTGCCACCCCCACCCAGCAAAGCCCCCATGAAGAAGGAGAACCAGTGGTTTGATGTAGGGGTCATTAAGGGCACCAATGTAATGGTGACACACTATTTCCTGCCACCAGATGATGCTGTCCCATCAGAC GATGATTCGGGCACCGTCCCCGACTATAACCAGCTGAAGAAGCAGGAGCTGCAGCCAGGCACAGCCTATAAGTTTCGTGTTGCCGGAATCAATGCCTGTGGCCGGGGGCCCTTCAGCGAAATCTCAGCCTTTAAGACGTGTCTGCCTGGTTTCCCAGGGGCCCCTTGTGCCATTAAAATCAGCAAA AGTCCGGACGGTGCTCACCTCACCTGGGAGCCACCCTCTGTGACCTCCGGCAAGATCATCGAGTACTCGGTGTACCTGGCCATCCAGAGCTCACAGGCTGGGGGCGAGCTCAAGAGCTCCACCCCGGCCCAGCTGGCCTTCATGCGGGTGTACTGCgggcccagcccctcctgcctGGTGCAGTCCTCCAGCCTCTCCAACGCCCACATCGACTATACCACCAAGCCCGCCATCATCTTCCGCATCGCCGCCCGCAATGAGAAGGGCTATGGCCCAGCCACACAAGTGAGGTGGCTGCAGG aAACCAGTAAAGACAGCTCTGGCACCAAGCCGGCCAACAAGCGGCCCATGTCCTCTCCAGAAAT GAAATCTGCTCCAAAGAAATCTAAGGCCGATGGTCAGTGA